The Bicyclus anynana chromosome 3, ilBicAnyn1.1, whole genome shotgun sequence genome has a window encoding:
- the LOC112047519 gene encoding class E basic helix-loop-helix protein 22-like produces the protein MEGRRTWEGVPLGESHSPPQSVPGRRTPLGAVGLGGFYMQGGQPPPPQHCYPSDENQPEPGTSYGQRAIGEGKSKQKIRQGKTVRLNINARERRRMHDLNDALDELRSVIPYAHSPSVRKLSKIATLLLAKNYILMQASALEELRRLVAYLQGTATAAGIVPPPGFDLASLPAAAKLLQPPTTGLPAPPDPPS, from the exons ATGGAGGGGCGGAGGACCTGGGAAGGAGTGCCTCTGGGCGAGTCGCACTCTCCTCCGCAGTCGGTGCCGGGTAGACGGACGCCGCTCGGTGCTGTCGGCCTCGGCGGCTTTTATATGCAAGGAGGCCAGCCTCCGCCTCCGCAGCATTGCTACCCTAGTGATGAAAACCAACCGGAGCCGGGAACCAGTTATGGGCAGAG agcTATAGGTGAAGGAAAATCGAAACAGAAAATAAGACAAGGAAAAACCGTACGCCTAAATATAAACGCCCGAGAGCGACGAAGAATGCACGATTTA AACGATGCGCTAGATGAGCTTCGCAGCGTTATACCGTACGCACATTCGCCGTCCGTCCGGAAGCTGTCCAAAATAGCAACACTGCTATTAGCCAAAAACTACATCCTTATGCAGGCGAGTGCACTTGAGGAACTACGAAG GTTAGTAGCGTACTTGCAAGGCACGGCAACCGCTGCTGGTATAGTGCCACCCCCCGGGTTCGACTTGGCTAGTTTGCCGGCAGCTGCAAAGCTTCTGCAGCCACCAACAACTGGACTGCCCGCTCCTCCAGATCCCCCATCTTGA
- the LOC112047507 gene encoding ras-related and estrogen-regulated growth inhibitor-like protein, which produces MRDERASPPRVRVAVIGSSRVGKSALIVRYLTRRYIGEYHSNTDLLYRQTVPINGTPVELEVIDVSGSNADKFPAEQIQWADACLLVYSVTDRSSFEYAQEILDTLKRAPSHGSPAHGPTAASTGMPLALLGNKTDLDHLRQVPTKEGQATSAAHGASFSEASLADNSGDLYRCVDRLLAEVRTPQRTRKFSVTKMLGSLIGGANNNSHSTRGSVVACPRVPAPARPPLAAAAP; this is translated from the exons ATGAGGGATGAGCGCGCCAGTCCCCCGCGAGTGCGCGTCGCCGTCATTGGCAGCTCCCGCGTTGGCAAGTCCG CTCTCATCGTGAGGTATCTTACAAGGAGATACATTGGCGAATACCATTCAAATACAG ATCTCCTATACCGACAAACTGTGCCAATAAACGGCACTCCAGTGGAGTTGGAAGTGATAGACGTATCTGGCTCCAACGCTGACAAGTTTCCGGCAGAACAG ATCCAATGGGCTGATGCGTGCCTACTTGTGTACTCGGTGACTGATAGGAGTAGCTTCGAATACGCGCAAGAAATTCTGGACACACTGAAAAGGGCACCTTCACACGGCAGCCCCGCACACGGACCCACTGCTGCGTCTACAGGAATGCCCCTAGCTTTGTTAGGAAACAAAACAGACTTGGATCATCTGAGACAG GTGCCCACAAAAGAGGGTCAAGCGACAAGCGCAGCGCACGGCGCGTCGTTCAGCGAAGCGAGCTTAGCCGACAACTCGGGCGACCTCTACCGGTGCGTCGACCGCTTGCTCGCCGAGGTCCGCACGCCGCAGAGAACGAGAAAGTTCTCTGTCACGAAGATGCTGGGATCTCTAATAG GTGGAGCAAACAACAACAGCCATTCAACCCGCGGGTCGGTGGTGGCATGCCCCCGAGTGCCGGCGCCCGCGCGGCCCCCGctggccgccgccgcgccctGA